A portion of the Pseudoalteromonas luteoviolacea genome contains these proteins:
- the speE gene encoding polyamine aminopropyltransferase: protein MSNLEANRWFTEISDRDGSAFSLRINKKLDEVQSPFQKVEMYETTDFGNLMIIDGCTMVSTRENFFYHEMMSHPALFAHPAPKNVVIIGGGDCGTLREVLKHPGVESVTQIDIDEVVTQMSLKYFPELCASNDDPRATVMFDDGIKYMREATANSIDIIIVDGTDPVGPGEGLFNHAFYTSCLAALREGGILIQQSESPLMHMPLLKEMRQAMKDVGFADLQTLPFPQPIYPSGLWSATLARKGEAFNGFREQDVDAATFETEYYNTGIHKGALATPNFMRRAFDE from the coding sequence ATGTCTAATTTAGAAGCAAACCGCTGGTTTACAGAGATAAGTGACCGAGATGGCAGTGCTTTTTCTCTGCGTATCAATAAAAAACTTGATGAGGTTCAGTCTCCGTTTCAGAAAGTAGAGATGTATGAAACAACCGACTTCGGCAATCTAATGATCATTGATGGCTGTACCATGGTCAGTACAAGAGAAAACTTTTTCTATCACGAAATGATGAGCCACCCGGCACTGTTTGCGCACCCGGCACCAAAAAATGTGGTGATCATCGGCGGCGGTGACTGCGGTACCTTACGTGAAGTACTTAAGCACCCAGGCGTTGAGTCGGTAACGCAAATCGATATTGATGAAGTCGTGACGCAAATGTCACTGAAGTACTTTCCAGAGCTGTGCGCATCCAATGATGACCCACGTGCAACCGTGATGTTTGACGACGGCATAAAATATATGCGTGAAGCAACTGCCAATTCTATCGATATCATTATTGTAGACGGTACCGATCCGGTAGGGCCTGGTGAAGGATTATTCAACCATGCATTCTATACGAGCTGCCTAGCTGCGCTGCGTGAGGGCGGGATCCTAATACAGCAAAGTGAGTCTCCATTGATGCACATGCCGCTACTCAAAGAAATGCGTCAAGCAATGAAAGATGTTGGCTTTGCAGATTTGCAAACACTACCTTTCCCTCAACCGATTTACCCAAGCGGTTTATGGTCTGCAACCCTCGCGCGTAAAGGCGAAGCTTTTAACGGCTTTAGAGAGCAAGATGTGGATGCCGCAACCTTTGAGACTGAATATTACAACACAGGTATTCACAAAGGCGCTTTGGCCACTCCGAACTTTATGCGCCGCGCATTTGACGAATAA